Proteins from a genomic interval of Kribbella aluminosa:
- a CDS encoding phospho-sugar mutase, with translation MNQDLKAAAEAWLREDPDPDTRAELTQLLAAGNTAELADRFSGTLEFGTAGLRGAVGAGPNRMNRVVVIRAAAGLAAYLKAKGLTDGPVLIGYDARHKSDVFARDTAAVIRGAGLDAVLLDRPAPTPVVAFGIRHLHAVAGVVVTASHNPPQDNGYKVYLGDGSQIVPPADAEIAAAIAAVGPLAEVPRGDDWQTAGDDLLDAYLDRIAQLVPADAPRDLKVAYTPLHGVGRTLVEAAVARAGFAVPQVVATQADPDPDFPTVSFPNPEEPGAIDAALDLARSIDADIAVANDPDADRCAVAVPDVNGWRMLRGDELGALLGEFLLSSGPDGVAACSIVSSSLLGKIAASYGVRYVETLTGFKWIGRVPELVFGYEEALGYCVDPAAVKDKDGVSTLVRVLQLAAQAKAAGRTLVDLLDDLAVKYGLHATDQLSARVEDLSLIAQAMDRLRAAPPTTLGAYSVQRIDDLGQGSESLPPTDGLRYTLSDGARVVVRPSGTEPKLKCYLEVVVPVTTDVAAARIEAAGALAAITTDLAAAAGI, from the coding sequence GTGAACCAAGACCTGAAGGCAGCCGCCGAAGCCTGGCTGCGCGAGGACCCCGACCCCGACACGCGCGCCGAGCTGACTCAACTCTTGGCCGCAGGGAACACAGCTGAGCTGGCCGACCGCTTCTCCGGCACCCTGGAGTTCGGTACGGCGGGCCTGCGCGGGGCCGTCGGTGCCGGACCGAACCGGATGAACCGGGTGGTCGTGATCCGCGCCGCCGCCGGTCTCGCGGCGTACCTGAAGGCGAAGGGCCTGACCGACGGCCCGGTCCTGATCGGGTACGACGCCCGGCACAAGTCGGACGTGTTCGCCCGGGACACCGCGGCGGTGATCCGCGGCGCCGGCCTGGACGCCGTACTGCTGGACCGCCCGGCCCCGACGCCCGTGGTCGCCTTCGGGATCCGGCACCTGCACGCGGTCGCCGGCGTGGTCGTGACCGCGTCCCACAACCCGCCGCAGGACAACGGCTACAAGGTCTACCTGGGTGACGGCTCGCAGATCGTGCCGCCCGCGGACGCCGAGATCGCGGCCGCCATCGCCGCCGTCGGACCGCTGGCCGAGGTCCCGCGCGGCGACGACTGGCAGACCGCCGGCGACGACCTGCTGGACGCGTACCTGGACCGGATCGCCCAGCTCGTCCCCGCGGACGCCCCGCGGGACCTGAAGGTCGCGTACACCCCGCTGCACGGCGTCGGCCGGACCCTGGTCGAGGCGGCCGTCGCCCGCGCCGGGTTCGCCGTACCGCAGGTGGTCGCGACGCAGGCCGACCCGGACCCGGACTTTCCGACTGTCTCGTTCCCGAACCCGGAGGAGCCGGGCGCGATCGACGCGGCGCTGGACCTGGCCCGCTCGATCGACGCGGACATCGCGGTCGCGAACGACCCGGACGCGGACCGCTGCGCCGTCGCCGTACCGGATGTGAACGGCTGGCGGATGTTGCGCGGCGACGAGCTCGGCGCCTTGCTCGGCGAGTTCCTGCTGTCGTCGGGCCCGGACGGCGTCGCGGCTTGCTCGATTGTTTCGTCGTCGCTGCTCGGCAAGATCGCCGCGTCGTACGGCGTCCGGTACGTCGAGACGCTGACCGGCTTCAAGTGGATCGGCCGGGTCCCGGAGCTGGTCTTCGGGTACGAGGAGGCGCTCGGGTACTGCGTGGACCCGGCGGCGGTGAAGGACAAGGACGGCGTGTCGACGCTGGTCCGGGTGCTCCAGCTCGCGGCCCAGGCGAAGGCAGCCGGCCGGACCCTGGTGGACCTGCTGGACGATCTCGCGGTCAAGTACGGCCTGCACGCGACCGACCAGCTGTCGGCGCGCGTCGAGGACCTGTCGCTGATCGCGCAGGCAATGGACCGGTTGCGCGCGGCACCGCCGACGACGCTGGGTGCGTACAGCGTGCAGCGGATCGACGACCTCGGTCAGGGGTCCGAGTCGTTGCCCCCGACGGACGGCCTGCGCTACACGCTGTCCGACGGCGCACGCGTGGTCGTGCGGCCGTCGGGGACCGA
- a CDS encoding gamma-glutamylcyclotransferase, which translates to MTLYAAFASNLDPNLMSERCPYSPLRGTGWIAGWRLTFGGEELGWEGAMATVVEDPADPANQVFVALYDVHPKDVERLDDWEAIDQGVYSKIQVRVQTLDGEQLAWMYVLNAYEGGLPSARYLGILAEAAEAAGAPDDYVADIRSRPCQSSGH; encoded by the coding sequence GTGACCCTGTACGCCGCGTTTGCGTCGAATCTGGACCCGAACCTGATGTCCGAGCGGTGCCCGTACTCGCCCCTGCGCGGGACCGGCTGGATCGCCGGCTGGCGGCTCACCTTCGGCGGCGAGGAGCTCGGCTGGGAGGGCGCGATGGCGACCGTGGTCGAGGACCCGGCCGACCCCGCCAACCAGGTCTTCGTCGCGCTGTACGACGTACACCCGAAGGACGTCGAGCGCCTCGACGACTGGGAGGCCATCGACCAGGGCGTGTACAGCAAGATCCAGGTCCGGGTGCAGACCCTGGACGGCGAGCAGCTGGCCTGGATGTACGTGCTGAACGCCTACGAGGGCGGGCTGCCGTCGGCCCGCTACCTGGGCATCCTGGCCGAGGCCGCCGAGGCGGCCGGCGCACCCGACGACTACGTGGCGGACATCCGGTCCCGGCCGTGTCAGTCGTCGGGTCATTAG
- a CDS encoding NAD(P)H-quinone dehydrogenase, whose amino-acid sequence MARVVIIGGGPGGYEAASAAAQLGAEVTVVDSDGIGGSAVLTDCVPSKTLIATAEVMTEVEEAGELGVRLDDGDGDTVDPANSVRVDLSVVNKRVKALAAAQSEGISRRLERDKVRLIKGRGRMDGPETVVVGDERLAADVVLIATGARPRILKGSEPDGERILTWEQVYELEELPERLIVVGSGVTGAEFASAYDALGSDVVLVSSRDRVLPGEDADAAAVLEDVFKRRGLTVLSKSRAESVQRRGDGVVVTLTDGRTVEGSHALLAVGSLPNTDDLNLAESGVSLTDGGFVQVDRVSRTTARGVYAAGDCTGVLMLASVAAMQGRIAMAHALGDAVTPLDQSTVSANVFTAPEIATVGLTQAVVDAGGSTGLVVKVPLSDNARAKMQGVRDGFVKLFCLPNTGIVVGGVVVAPRASELIHPISLAVGARLTVDQVAQSFTVYPSISGSIAEAARRLHLRN is encoded by the coding sequence GTGGCGCGAGTTGTGATCATCGGAGGCGGTCCAGGCGGGTACGAAGCGGCGAGTGCGGCCGCCCAGTTAGGGGCGGAGGTGACGGTCGTCGATTCCGACGGGATCGGCGGTTCCGCTGTGCTCACGGACTGCGTACCGAGCAAAACCCTGATCGCCACCGCGGAGGTGATGACCGAGGTGGAGGAGGCCGGCGAGCTCGGGGTCCGGCTGGACGACGGCGACGGTGACACCGTGGATCCGGCGAACTCCGTGCGTGTCGATCTCTCCGTCGTCAACAAACGGGTGAAGGCGCTGGCCGCCGCCCAGAGCGAGGGCATCTCGCGGCGGCTGGAACGGGACAAGGTGCGGCTGATCAAGGGCCGCGGCCGGATGGACGGCCCGGAGACGGTGGTCGTCGGGGACGAACGGCTCGCCGCCGACGTGGTGCTGATCGCCACCGGGGCACGGCCTCGCATCCTCAAGGGTTCGGAGCCGGACGGCGAGCGGATCCTCACCTGGGAGCAGGTCTACGAGCTCGAGGAGCTGCCGGAGCGGCTGATCGTGGTCGGGTCCGGTGTCACCGGGGCGGAGTTCGCCAGCGCGTACGACGCGCTCGGGAGCGACGTCGTACTGGTGTCGTCCCGGGACCGGGTGCTGCCGGGAGAGGACGCCGACGCGGCCGCCGTACTGGAGGACGTGTTCAAGCGGCGCGGGCTGACCGTGCTGAGCAAGTCCCGGGCCGAATCCGTGCAGCGCCGCGGCGACGGAGTCGTGGTGACGCTGACCGACGGCCGCACGGTCGAGGGCTCGCACGCGCTGCTCGCGGTCGGGTCGCTGCCGAACACCGACGACCTGAATCTGGCCGAGTCGGGCGTGTCGCTCACCGACGGCGGGTTCGTGCAGGTCGACCGGGTGTCCCGGACGACGGCCCGCGGGGTCTACGCGGCCGGCGACTGCACCGGCGTACTGATGCTCGCCTCGGTGGCCGCGATGCAGGGCCGGATCGCGATGGCGCACGCCCTCGGCGACGCCGTCACACCGTTGGACCAGTCAACGGTGTCCGCCAACGTCTTCACCGCCCCCGAGATCGCCACCGTCGGCCTCACCCAGGCGGTCGTGGACGCCGGCGGCAGCACCGGGCTGGTCGTCAAGGTCCCGCTCTCCGACAACGCCCGCGCCAAGATGCAGGGCGTCCGCGACGGCTTCGTGAAACTCTTCTGCCTCCCGAACACCGGCATCGTCGTCGGCGGCGTGGTGGTGGCCCCCCGGGCCAGCGAACTCATCCACCCCATCTCGCTGGCCGTAGGCGCCCGCCTCACCGTCGACCAGGTAGCCCAGTCCTTCACCGTCTACCCGTCGATCTCCGGCTCGATCGCGGAAGCAGCCCGCCGCCTCCACCTGCGCAACTGA
- a CDS encoding peptidoglycan recognition protein family protein has product MGKTARLLPLVLTATALVPLHPADNPSYQEIPLDGPSVQARTAPYGMVGVTWPESVRNVTAKVRVEQNGKWTDWQSLSVEDDHGPDASDTEGIQRAGTEPLWVGNATGVQASATSDAGTPVSGAKVVLIQPGVLASDADVPDGVSATSSASPYPMPLMVSRRRWGADEGLRTYNGASCARPKYTTTVLAAFVHHTADRNDYTRTQVAAMVRAMYAYHVKSRGWCDLGYNFLVDRFGRIFEGRAGGAQLPVLGAHTASYNANSFGVAVIGNFDQVAPPAAMLESTARVIAWKLDANYRSPSATIKLDGKFLHTVSGHRDTKATDCPGTQLYKKLGWLRQRVNTLMGGTFSTPIYRYARKLGFRNLGQPFWGEHPTRTGRATYFATRDVFYSVATGPHSTAGAFRTRFRQLGAGSARLGLPITDAYQVHGGVRQKFQRGWLVWDRRARQVHVVYGRAE; this is encoded by the coding sequence ATGGGCAAGACCGCGCGACTTCTCCCGCTCGTGCTGACCGCGACCGCACTCGTCCCGCTGCACCCCGCCGACAACCCCTCCTACCAGGAGATTCCCCTCGACGGACCGTCCGTCCAGGCCCGGACCGCGCCGTACGGAATGGTCGGCGTCACCTGGCCGGAAAGTGTGCGGAACGTGACCGCCAAGGTCCGGGTGGAGCAGAACGGGAAATGGACCGATTGGCAATCGTTATCGGTCGAGGACGATCACGGCCCAGATGCATCGGACACCGAAGGAATTCAGCGGGCCGGGACCGAACCCTTATGGGTCGGAAATGCGACCGGTGTCCAGGCCAGCGCGACCAGTGACGCCGGTACGCCGGTTTCCGGCGCCAAGGTGGTGCTCATCCAGCCGGGTGTCCTCGCCTCGGACGCCGACGTGCCCGACGGGGTCAGTGCGACGTCCAGCGCGTCGCCGTACCCGATGCCGTTGATGGTCAGCCGACGGCGGTGGGGCGCCGACGAGGGGCTGCGGACGTACAACGGGGCGTCCTGCGCGCGGCCGAAGTACACGACGACAGTGCTGGCCGCGTTCGTGCATCACACCGCGGACCGCAACGACTACACCCGGACGCAGGTCGCGGCGATGGTGCGGGCGATGTACGCGTACCACGTGAAGAGCCGCGGCTGGTGCGACCTCGGGTACAACTTCCTCGTCGACCGGTTCGGCCGGATCTTCGAGGGTCGCGCGGGCGGCGCACAGCTGCCGGTGCTCGGCGCGCACACCGCGTCGTACAACGCGAACTCGTTCGGCGTCGCGGTGATCGGGAACTTCGACCAGGTCGCGCCGCCGGCGGCGATGCTCGAGTCGACGGCCCGGGTGATCGCGTGGAAGCTGGACGCCAACTACCGGTCGCCGTCGGCAACGATCAAGCTCGACGGAAAGTTTCTGCACACGGTTTCCGGACATCGCGACACGAAGGCCACGGACTGTCCGGGAACCCAGCTGTACAAGAAACTCGGCTGGCTGCGGCAGCGGGTGAACACGTTGATGGGCGGCACGTTCTCCACCCCGATCTACCGGTACGCACGGAAACTCGGTTTCCGGAACCTCGGCCAGCCGTTCTGGGGCGAGCACCCGACGCGGACCGGGAGGGCGACGTACTTCGCTACCCGGGACGTCTTCTACTCCGTTGCCACCGGCCCACATTCCACCGCCGGCGCTTTCCGGACCCGGTTCCGGCAGCTCGGCGCGGGAAGCGCGCGGCTCGGGTTGCCGATCACCGACGCGTACCAGGTGCACGGCGGGGTCCGGCAGAAGTTCCAGCGCGGCTGGCTGGTCTGGGACCGCCGCGCCCGGCAGGTCCACGTCGTCTACGGGAGAGCAGAATGA
- a CDS encoding SpoIID/LytB domain-containing protein, translating into MRKRVIAAVVLSSTVVSTTAHAREITPAVPAVTGPDTAINGRGFGHGRGLSQYGAQGAALAGKSVKQILDFYYPGTTSGRATGNIRVRISADTTDGVRVGAANGLAVRSFATGKVYPLPKASTINQWSIDPNGEHGTKLSSYNATTRTWTLYKTFTGMAQFEGASVIGLVLPSGDVRRYRGALRAIDVSGSHLDTVNVLPLEYYLRGVVPREAVTSWRAAALQAQAVAARTYSVFHRDRAGAKAYDLCDTTSCQVYGGYDAEETSTNTAIAATAGQIRLYQGRPIFAEFSSSNGGATAAGDAPYQLTKVDGWDAYPRNGNPNVTWKVTRTAAEMQAVFDVGSIRYVRVLKRTGVGPGGGRALTVQAVGSRGSRVLTADQVRIRLHLRSGWISFAAR; encoded by the coding sequence ATGAGAAAACGTGTGATCGCGGCGGTCGTGCTGTCGTCGACGGTGGTCAGTACGACCGCACACGCCCGCGAGATCACGCCGGCCGTGCCTGCCGTGACTGGGCCGGACACCGCGATCAACGGCCGCGGGTTCGGGCACGGTCGCGGGCTGTCCCAGTACGGCGCCCAGGGGGCCGCGCTCGCGGGGAAGTCGGTGAAGCAGATCCTCGACTTCTACTACCCGGGTACGACCTCCGGGAGGGCGACCGGCAACATCCGGGTGCGGATCAGCGCCGACACCACCGACGGCGTCCGGGTCGGCGCGGCGAACGGGCTCGCGGTCCGCTCGTTCGCCACCGGGAAGGTCTACCCGTTGCCCAAGGCATCGACGATCAACCAGTGGTCGATCGACCCGAACGGCGAGCACGGCACCAAGCTCAGCTCGTACAACGCGACGACCAGGACCTGGACGCTGTACAAGACGTTCACGGGGATGGCACAGTTCGAGGGCGCGTCCGTGATCGGGCTGGTGCTGCCGAGCGGCGACGTACGGCGGTACCGCGGTGCGCTGCGGGCGATCGACGTCTCCGGTTCGCATCTCGACACCGTGAACGTGCTGCCGCTCGAGTACTACCTGCGCGGCGTCGTACCGCGGGAAGCCGTGACGAGCTGGCGGGCGGCGGCGCTCCAGGCCCAGGCCGTTGCCGCGCGCACCTATTCGGTCTTCCACCGGGACCGCGCAGGCGCGAAGGCGTACGACCTGTGCGACACCACGTCGTGCCAGGTGTACGGCGGGTACGACGCCGAGGAGACGTCGACGAACACCGCGATCGCGGCGACCGCCGGGCAGATCCGGCTCTACCAGGGCAGGCCGATCTTCGCGGAGTTCTCCTCGTCGAACGGCGGGGCGACGGCGGCCGGTGACGCGCCGTACCAGCTGACCAAGGTGGACGGCTGGGACGCGTACCCGCGGAACGGGAACCCGAACGTCACCTGGAAGGTGACCCGGACGGCCGCCGAGATGCAGGCGGTGTTCGACGTCGGGTCGATCCGGTACGTCCGGGTGCTGAAGCGGACCGGGGTCGGCCCGGGCGGCGGGCGGGCGCTCACCGTACAGGCCGTCGGGTCCCGCGGGTCGCGGGTGCTGACCGCGGACCAGGTCCGGATCCGGCTGCACCTCCGCTCGGGCTGGATCAGCTTCGCGGCCCGCTGA
- a CDS encoding glycoside hydrolase family 76 protein, producing the protein MLTVAVLGSLNLATASAGPEGGADPVAAARARASYDAINTYFDAGRGLLLEEYPNTQSNAYSYVWPYSQAAIAAEDLAGVPGAGRAGSAEADRRVAAYQFYWNSGTTPTGYDSYVRPPNGQGGDKFYDDNEWIGLNMIQRYKRTGDRAALARAKDIFALVVHGWDTDPSHPCAGGVYWTQAPWSQDRNTVSNGPGAELGAHLYLLTHDKSYLTWAKKMYQWAQTCMLAPNGLYWDHIDLAGNVEKTQWSYNQGVMLGAGVLLFKATGDGRYLRDAKSVANASLAFYDTPEMLAKQGAAFNSIWFKNLLILDSVSPDPRYRKAMQSYADYNWNTTRDPATNLYKFRAGTVELLQQSGITQVHALLAWPRSRYGLLA; encoded by the coding sequence ATGCTGACGGTCGCGGTCCTTGGATCGCTGAACCTGGCCACGGCGAGTGCAGGCCCCGAGGGCGGGGCCGACCCCGTCGCAGCGGCTCGGGCCAGGGCGTCGTACGACGCCATCAACACGTACTTCGACGCCGGCCGTGGGCTGCTGCTCGAGGAGTACCCGAACACCCAGTCCAACGCGTACTCGTACGTCTGGCCGTACTCGCAGGCGGCGATCGCGGCCGAGGACCTGGCCGGTGTACCCGGCGCGGGCCGCGCCGGGTCCGCGGAGGCGGACCGCCGGGTCGCGGCGTACCAGTTCTACTGGAACTCCGGGACCACGCCGACCGGGTACGACTCGTACGTCCGGCCGCCGAACGGGCAGGGCGGCGACAAGTTCTACGACGACAACGAGTGGATCGGCCTGAACATGATCCAGCGCTACAAGCGGACTGGTGACCGCGCTGCGCTGGCTCGTGCCAAGGACATCTTCGCGCTGGTCGTGCACGGCTGGGACACGGATCCGTCGCACCCGTGCGCGGGTGGCGTGTACTGGACGCAGGCGCCGTGGAGTCAGGACCGCAACACGGTGTCGAACGGTCCGGGAGCGGAGCTCGGTGCGCACCTGTACCTGCTGACGCACGACAAGTCCTACCTGACGTGGGCCAAGAAGATGTACCAGTGGGCGCAGACCTGCATGCTGGCGCCGAACGGTCTGTACTGGGACCACATCGACCTGGCCGGGAACGTCGAGAAGACGCAGTGGAGCTACAACCAGGGCGTGATGCTCGGCGCCGGCGTGTTGTTGTTCAAGGCAACGGGTGACGGGCGCTACCTGCGGGACGCGAAGTCGGTGGCGAACGCGTCGCTGGCGTTCTACGACACCCCTGAAATGCTCGCGAAACAAGGCGCCGCGTTCAACTCGATCTGGTTCAAGAACCTGCTGATCCTGGACTCGGTCAGCCCCGACCCCCGCTACCGCAAGGCGATGCAGTCCTACGCCGACTACAACTGGAACACCACCCGCGACCCCGCCACCAACCTGTACAAGTTCCGCGCGGGCACAGTAGAACTCCTCCAACAATCAGGCATCACCCAGGTCCACGCCCTCCTGGCCTGGCCCCGCTCCCGCTACGGCCTCCTCGCCTAA
- a CDS encoding peptidylprolyl isomerase, which produces MSKKTHQQQLAARKAKRQAERDAEHRRQRRNVAVTVAAVVTVVVVVVGAFVVFGGGAGKPAAAPSVAPENKPSSIPTAMFPAPKRAKPLAAEMNCTYKKSADPAAKKVNLPADGKTKASGTSKVSLSTSIGDLQLTLDSALAPCAVKNFLSLVGQKYFDNTKCHRLTVGAGLQVLQCGDPTGTGSGGPGYSFADEVYPTLKYGRGMLAMANSGPSTNGSQFFIVYGDASGLTAQYTAFGTIDEPSLKLIDKAAEAGVTPQQSPQDGTPITPVDIKTATAAA; this is translated from the coding sequence ATGTCCAAGAAGACCCACCAGCAGCAGCTGGCGGCGCGGAAGGCGAAGCGACAGGCCGAGCGGGACGCGGAGCACCGGCGACAGCGCCGGAACGTCGCGGTCACCGTGGCGGCGGTCGTGACGGTGGTCGTGGTCGTCGTCGGGGCGTTCGTGGTCTTCGGAGGCGGTGCCGGGAAGCCGGCGGCCGCGCCGTCGGTGGCGCCGGAGAACAAGCCGTCGAGTATCCCGACCGCGATGTTCCCGGCGCCGAAGCGGGCGAAGCCGCTGGCTGCCGAGATGAACTGCACGTACAAGAAGAGCGCTGATCCGGCGGCGAAGAAGGTGAACCTGCCGGCGGACGGGAAGACGAAGGCGTCCGGTACGTCGAAGGTCAGCCTGTCCACGTCGATCGGGGATCTGCAGCTGACGCTGGACAGTGCGCTCGCGCCGTGTGCGGTGAAGAACTTCCTGAGCTTGGTCGGGCAGAAGTACTTCGACAACACGAAGTGCCATCGGTTGACCGTTGGTGCGGGGCTGCAGGTGTTGCAGTGCGGGGATCCGACCGGGACCGGGTCGGGTGGGCCGGGGTACAGCTTTGCGGACGAGGTTTATCCGACGTTGAAGTACGGGCGCGGGATGCTGGCGATGGCGAACTCGGGGCCGAGTACGAATGGCAGTCAGTTCTTCATTGTGTACGGCGATGCTTCCGGGTTGACGGCGCAGTACACGGCGTTCGGGACGATCGACGAGCCGAGTCTGAAGCTGATCGACAAGGCGGCGGAGGCGGGCGTCACTCCCCAGCAAAGCCCGCAGGACGGCACCCCCATCACACCGGTCGACATCAAAACCGCAACAGCAGCAGCCTGA
- a CDS encoding CASTOR/POLLUX-related putative ion channel, protein MWRERVRYWFDSTMSRGTPALIVWLGCASAVLVLVMSLLAIWLVPKDVVQHGGWAEMFWMTLMRAIDTGTVAGDSGSPLFLFLMLLITIGGIFVVSAFIGVITTGLDAKIEDLRKGRSRVVERGHTVVLGWSEQVFTVVAELVQANQDQRRTCVAILADKDKVEMEDELRARIGDHGKTVVVCRTGNPLRPADLDLVNLSAASSVMVLPPATEDADIQVIKILLALGERARRADGPQVVAALRESDNLAAAQLAGGPRTQLIGADDLAVRLIVQAHRQSGLSAVCMELLSFGGNEFYLRSDPAAVGQPFGDASRTYDRGIPVGIRYVDGRVVLNPSVDAVLADGDELILLAEDEALIRRSAAPAQIVEDAIALSAEPEPCPARTLMIGWNKRAPKILDLLDGFATCGSHLQIAGTGEPRPGTYPNLTIGTTTCDPTNRGALEALDVGGYQHVIILAADDLDEQQADARTLLTLLHIRDLEQRLNAPYSIVSEINDDANREIAQVTEADDFVVSEKLISLLLTQLSQNLHLAEVFTELLGPEGAEIYLKPAGDYLVPGTVANFATVAEAARRRGETAIGYRVASRFHQPPGYGVVLNPPREAALALTANDRVIVLADLGLTDSSQVDAVGSVQASG, encoded by the coding sequence ATGTGGCGGGAGCGGGTTCGGTACTGGTTCGACAGCACGATGTCGCGGGGGACGCCGGCGTTGATTGTGTGGCTGGGGTGCGCCTCGGCGGTGCTGGTGCTGGTGATGTCGCTGCTGGCGATCTGGCTGGTGCCGAAGGATGTCGTTCAGCACGGGGGCTGGGCGGAGATGTTCTGGATGACGCTGATGCGGGCGATCGACACGGGCACGGTCGCCGGCGACAGCGGGAGTCCGCTGTTCCTGTTCCTGATGCTGCTGATCACGATCGGCGGGATCTTCGTCGTGAGTGCGTTCATCGGAGTCATCACAACCGGGTTGGACGCGAAGATCGAGGACCTGCGGAAGGGGCGTTCGCGGGTCGTCGAGCGTGGGCACACGGTCGTCCTCGGGTGGTCCGAGCAGGTGTTCACGGTGGTCGCCGAGCTGGTGCAGGCCAACCAGGACCAGCGCCGTACCTGCGTCGCGATCCTCGCCGACAAGGACAAGGTGGAGATGGAGGACGAGCTCCGTGCCCGCATCGGCGACCACGGGAAGACCGTCGTGGTCTGCCGGACCGGGAATCCGCTGCGCCCGGCCGACCTCGACCTGGTGAACCTGTCCGCGGCCAGCTCGGTGATGGTGCTCCCGCCGGCCACCGAGGACGCGGACATCCAGGTGATCAAGATCCTGCTCGCTCTCGGCGAACGGGCCCGCCGCGCCGACGGGCCGCAGGTGGTGGCGGCGCTGCGGGAGTCCGACAACCTGGCCGCGGCACAGCTCGCGGGAGGTCCGCGGACGCAGCTGATCGGCGCCGACGACCTCGCCGTACGGCTGATCGTGCAGGCGCACCGGCAGTCCGGGCTGTCGGCGGTGTGCATGGAGCTGCTGTCGTTCGGCGGCAACGAGTTCTACCTGCGCAGCGATCCGGCGGCGGTGGGGCAGCCGTTCGGCGACGCCAGCCGGACGTACGACCGCGGCATCCCGGTCGGCATCCGGTACGTCGACGGGCGCGTCGTACTGAACCCGTCCGTCGACGCCGTGCTGGCTGACGGCGACGAGCTGATCCTGCTCGCCGAGGACGAGGCGCTGATCCGCCGGTCGGCGGCCCCGGCGCAGATCGTCGAGGACGCGATCGCGCTGTCGGCCGAACCCGAGCCGTGCCCCGCCCGGACGCTGATGATCGGCTGGAACAAGCGCGCCCCGAAGATCCTCGACCTGCTCGACGGCTTCGCCACCTGCGGCTCGCACCTGCAGATCGCCGGTACCGGCGAGCCGCGGCCCGGTACGTACCCGAACCTGACGATCGGTACGACGACCTGCGACCCGACGAACCGCGGCGCCCTCGAGGCACTCGACGTCGGCGGCTACCAGCACGTGATCATCCTGGCCGCGGACGACCTCGACGAGCAGCAGGCGGACGCCCGTACGTTGCTGACCCTGCTGCACATCCGCGACCTCGAGCAGCGGCTGAACGCGCCGTACTCGATCGTCAGCGAGATCAACGACGACGCCAACCGGGAGATCGCGCAGGTCACCGAGGCCGACGACTTCGTGGTCAGCGAGAAACTGATCAGCCTGCTGCTCACCCAGCTCAGCCAGAACCTGCACCTGGCCGAGGTGTTCACCGAGCTGCTCGGGCCGGAGGGCGCGGAGATCTACCTGAAGCCGGCCGGCGATTACCTCGTACCGGGGACCGTCGCGAACTTCGCGACCGTCGCGGAGGCAGCGCGCCGGCGGGGCGAGACGGCGATCGGGTACCGGGTCGCGAGCAGGTTCCACCAGCCGCCGGGGTACGGCGTCGTGCTGAACCCTCCGCGGGAGGCCGCACTGGCGCTGACCGCTAACGATCGGGTAATCGTGCTTGCAGACCTCGGTTTGACAGACAGTTCTCAGGTTGACGCTGTAGGTTCCGTCCAGGCATCCGGTTGA